The window CGTCGCCCGCGGGGACGAGATCACACTGTTCGCCGGCAACGGCATCGTCGCCGACAGCGATCCCGACGACGAATGGGAGGAAGTCCAGTTGAAGCTACGCTCGATTCTCGACGAACTCCGCTAATACGATGACCGATTCCACCCCGAGCCCGAACCCCGCGACCCTGTGGGGACGGACGCTCGCCGACGAACTCGCCGCCGGCGGCCTCGAGGCCGTCTGTATCGCCCCGGGAAGCCGTTCGACGCCGCTGACGGTCGCCTTCGCAGAACACCCGGAGATCGACGTCTACTCGCACCTGGACGAACGATCGAGCGCCTTCTTCGCGCTCGGCCGTGCGCGCCGGACGGGGGAGCCGACGGCGTTGATCTGTACCTCGGGCACCGCCGCGGCGAACTTCCACCCCGCGGTGATCGAGGCGAACCAGGCCCGCGTGCCGCTGCTCGTGCTGACGGCGGATCGGCCGCCCGAACTGCGCGACAGCGGCGCGAACCAGACGATCGACCAGACCAAACTCTACGGCGACGCCGTCCGCTGGTTCGCCGAGCTACCCGAACCGGAAGCCGACGAGCGGAAAGTCAGGAGTCTCCGGACGACCGCCGCGCGCGCCCTCGCCGAGACCGGCGGCCCCGAACCCGGACCGGTCCACCTGAACTGTCCGTTCCGGAAACCGCTCGAGCCGACCGAACTCCCCGGCTCCGTCCCGGAGTCGTTCGCGGAAACGCTCGCCGGCCGCGGCCGGGAGGGACCGTTCGTCGACGTCGATCGCGGGGACGTGACCCTCGAACTCGAGCGGGCACGCCCCGTCGCGGACGCGCTCGCGAATGCCGACCGCCCGCTGATCGTCGCCGGGCCGGCCGATCCGGCCGATCTCCGGGACTTCGAGCCCGATCGAGCGGTCGAACTCGCCGAGCGGATCGGCGCGCCGCTGCTCGCGGATCCGCTCTCCGGGCTCCGGTTCGGCCCGCACGTCGAGGACGGCCCGGTCTACGGCGGCTACGACGCCTACGCCGACGCGGTCGTCGATCCCGACGTCGTCCTCCGGTTCGGCGCGTCGCCGACCTCGAAACCCCTGCGCCACGCGCTGCGGGACGCCGACGCGCGCCAGTTCTTGATCGACCCCGCGGGCGCGTGGCGCGAGGCGACGTTCACTGCAACCGATCTGCTCGCCGCACGGCCGGAGTCGGTCGTCGAAGCCGTCCTCGAGGTCCTCGACGGACTCGAGACCGACGAGAACGGAACGAACGACGCGTGGCGATCCCGCTTCGATGCCGCGGAGCGCCGTCACTGGAAGCTCCGGGATGACGCCCGGACCCGCGATGCTCTCGCGGAGACGCCCTTCGAGGGGGCCGTCCTCGCGTCCGTCCTCGAGCGTGCGCCCGATCCCGCGACGATCTTCGTCTCGAATAGCATGCCCGTCAGGGACGCCGACCGGTTCGGCAAACCCCGGGACGCCGACCTGACGGTCCTCTCGAACCGCGGCGCGAGCGGCATCGACGGCATCGCGAGCACGGCCCTCGGCGCCGGGAGCGCCGCCGACGAACCGCTCGTGGTCGTCACCGGCGACCTCGCCTTCTACCACGACTCGAACGGGTTGCTCGCGGTCGACCGCTGTGACGTTGACGCGACGATCGTCCTGCTGGACAACGACGGCGGCGGCATCTTCCACAAACTCCCGATCGAGGAGTTCGATCCGCCGTTTACCGACCAGTTCAAGACGCCCCACGGCCTCGAGTTCGACGCGCTCGCGGACCTCTACGGCCTCGAGTTCGAGTCGGTGTCGCCCGGCGGGTTCGCGGACGCCTACGAGCGGTCGCTCGAGCGGACGGGGACACAGGTGCTTTCGGTTTCGTTCGACGCGGAGACGAGCCATCGTCGGCGGGAGGAACTCGCGCGGCGGGTCTCGAACGCGGTCGAACGGGACGAGTAGACGGCTTCTCTCGACGGCCTTCAGGGCCGCAACGCCCACCAGACGACGATCGCGTACCCGAACGGGATCCAGGCGAACGCGATCGTCGCCGCGCCGCGAAGCGAGAACGGCGACAGTATCGCGGTCCGGACCACCACGGTCGGAATCACCAGGCTCCAGAACCCGAACATCGCGGTCGCGACCCTGGGGAACGTAAGCGCGTAGGCCACGAACGCGAGCGTACACGCCGCGACGACGGCGTTGGTCCAGGTCGCGAACACGGGGGTGACGCTCGAGTAGACGAACAGCGGGTACAGCGCCCAGAGACAGGCGAGCGTCACCGCCGCGGATCGCGTGAGCGGCCGTCCCTGCCACTCGAGGTCGACGTCGTCGTCCCAGTCGTGGACCGCGTAGCCGTCGTCCGCGGCGGATTCGGTCCCGGCTTCGCCGGTCCCAGCGTCCGTTTCCGCGGCCGACGCTCCCTCGGGGGTCGAAAACCCCTTCCCCGGGTTCGCCCGCTCGGACGTCCCGGTCCCAGCCGTTTCCCGGTTGACTTCCTCGTAGACCTCCTGCCACCGACTCCGGTTGCCGGTACGTCGACGGCCTCCTCGGCGGCCGGATCTGCCGCTCGAGGTCCCCGTCTGGCTGGCGGTCGATCCGCGTCGACCCGTCCCGCGGGTGCGGGTATTCGTCCCGCGCGCGCCGTCGGCGGTCCCGCGGCCTGGGTCGGCCGACGGATCCTCGTCTCCAGTCGACCCGTCGCGCTCGCCGCTATCGGCCGTCGCCGGTCCGTCGGCTAACTCGACGTACGCCTCGTGGCCGAGGCGATCGTAGCGAGCGCGTTCGGCCTCGTCCCCGAGCACCGACTCCGCTTCGGCGACCCGCTGGAACTCCTCGGCGGCGTCCGGGTCGTCGCTCTGGTCCGGATGGGTCTCGAGGACTCGCTCCCGGTAGGCGGCCTCGATCTCCGCCGGGGTGGCGTCGGGGTCGACCTCGAGAACGTCGTAGTACGTCTCGGCCACGCGATCCGGTTTCGTCGCCGCGATAAAAACGCTACTGTCGCCGCGGGTTACCGCGCTCGTCCGCCATCACCCGAATGAACTGTATAGGGATATACGAAATGGAGATCGATGACTGCTGAGATCCGGACGAAGGCGTTCGCGGTCGAGTTCCTCGAGGGGGATCGTCGGTGGAACCGGTAGTCGGAAACGGAGACAGCCCTCGCGCTGTGTCGCCACAACCCGCGCCGGATTCCGGTTGTGATAGAGCGCTCCCGGATCAGCCGTCGAGCGACGAAAACGTCCACCAAACCGGAGTAAATCGGGAAATCGGGGGAAAAGGTCGGTGGAAACAGCCTCAATACGGGGAAAATATCGTTGAGCCGGAGTCAACGACTTCGGTATATATTGAGGTGAGTGACCGAGGAGAGATCGCAATGACCCGAATCCGAACGATCTTCCTGACGATCGCGCTGGTGACCGCGCTGGCGGCGCTCCCGCTCGGTGCGGCTGCCGCGTTCGATGGTACCGACACGCAAACCGAGACGGCGAACGAATCGGTCGAGCCCGGCGAACGGATGGCCGGCGTCGTTGGCGTCCAAACCGCCGAAATAGACGGCGAACTGGACGAGCGCACGTACGGCGTGAAAATCGCGACCGCTCGGACGGACCAGGCGAAAGCCGACGTCGTGGACGAGCGATTCGACGAGATCCGAGACCGCCTCGAGGACCACGAGGCGGAACTCGAGGAGTTGGAACGGGCGCGCGAAGGGGGTGAGATCAGCGAAGGCGAGTACAGGGCCGAGGTGGCGACGATCGAGGCCGAGAAGGCAAACACCGAGCGAGCGGCCGAGCAGGTCGGGGAGACCGCTGACGGACTCCCCGAGGACGTCCTGGCCGAGCAGGGCATCGACGTGGACGCGATTCACGAACTGCGTGACCGGGCGAGCGAACTCGGCGGGCCGGAGACGGCGGAACTCGCGAAATCGATCGCGGGCGAGGACGTCGGGACGTCGGTCGTCGACGATCGAACGCCCGACCGACCGGATGCTGAGGAGGATAGCGAACCGGAGGGTGACGGCTCCGACTCGGACGACGGGACCGATGAGGAACGAGACGCCGAGGACGACGAGACTGAGACCGAGGACGAACGGGACGCCGAGGCCGACGGTGACGAGCACGGTCGCTAACCATGCCGCGGTCAATCGCAGTCGTCGCGGTCGCCTCGTTGCTACTCGCGAGCGTCCTCGTGACTCCCGTAGCGGCGACGACCGGGATCGAGGATCCCGACGAATCGACCGTACACGTCGCCGTGGAGACCACCGGCGACGCGACGGTATCCCTGGTCACCGTGTACGAGTTGAGCGACGAAACGGAGCGTGCGGCGTTCGAATCGCTAGAGAACGACGAAAGCGCCCAGCACGAACTGCGCGATCGGTTCGCTGAGCGGATGGCGTCGGTTGCCGACGGGGTCGGTGAGGACGGTGCGACGACGATCACCGACGAGTCGATCGACGTCCGGACCGAAGGCGAGCGCGGTATCGTGACGGTCTCGGTCACGTGGACCGACTTCGCCGAGACCGACGGCGATACGCTCGTCGTGGCCGAACCGTTCGCGAGCGGGTTCGAAGCCGACCAGCCGCTGGTCGTCGCCGGTCCGGACGGGTCGACGATCGAACGCGTCTCCCACGAACCCGACGAGGAATCGGAGCACCGAGCCTCGTGGGACGCCGGAACGGATCTGAGCGGCTTCGAGATGGCCTTCTCGCTCGAGGGAGTCGACACGGAAGCCGACGGTGAAACCGAGACCGGTGCCGGAGCCGGTGACAAACTGCCCGGGTTCGGCGTCGGCGTCGCGCTGGTCGCGATAGTCGCCGGGGTCGGACTGGCGAGACGCGCGGCGGGTCGACGGTCGCGAGCCGAGTAGCGGCGTCCGTTTTTCGAGTCCTCGTCGCCGAGTACCCGTTAGGTGTCGCGGTAGCTGTCCTGGGGACGGAACGCCGCTACAGCAGCCCGTCTGATCCATCGCGAACCGACACGCGAACCTATTTCACGTCGCCGTCGCCAAACTCGAGGCAAGACAGATGGTATCGGAACTCTTCGACCCCGATCGCTGGGAGCCGATCGAGGACCTGAACGCCGATTTCCGGGATATCACGTACCACCGCGCCGTCGACTCCGGAACGGTCCGGATCGCGTTCGACCGCCCCGAGGTGCGCAACGCCTTCCGCCCCGGGACGGTCGACGAACTCTACGACGCCCTGGAACACGCCAAACGACAGACCGACGTGGGCTGCGTGTTGCTGACCGGGAACGGTCCCTCGCCGAAGGACGGTGGCTGGGCGTTCTGTTCCGGCGGGGATCAGACGATCCGCGGCGAGGACGGCTACCAGTACGAGGGTGACGAAGAACGAGCGTCCGAACAGGGCCGCCTGCACATCCTCGAGGTCCAGCGGCTCATCCGCCATATCCCGAAGGTCGTCGTCTGTGTCGTCCCGGGCTGGGCTGTCGGCGGCGGCCACTCGCTGCACGTCGTCTGCGATCTCACGCTCGCCAGCGAGGACCACGCGAAGTTCCTCCAGACCGATCCCGACGTGGCGAGTTACGACGCCGGCTTCGGTTCGGCGTACCTCGCCAAACAGATCGGCCAGAAGAAGGCCCGTGAGGTCTTCTTCCTCGGGAAGACCTACGATGCCGCCGAAGCCGAGGAGATGGGCATGGTCAACGAGGTCGTCCCGCACGAAGAACTCGAGGAGACCGCCCTCGAGTGGGGCGAGCGGATCAACGCCAAGAGCCCGACGGCGATGCGGATGCTCAAGTACGCGTTCAACATGACCGACGACGGCATGGTCGGCCAGCAGGTCTTCGCCGGCGAGGCGACCCGACTCGGCTACATGACCGACGAGGCGAAGGAGGGGCGGGACGCGTTCGTGGAGGGCCGCGAACCGGAGTTCGACGACTATCCGTGGCACTACTGACGGACTACTGACGGGCGTCGTCCGGTAGCTGTTGGGAGCAAACCATTTCCACCCGACTCTCGAAGTGCGTGCCGTGACGCTCCCCGACACCGATCGCTCCGGGCTCTCCCGGCGCGAGCATCTCCGTGCGCTGGTCGCCGTCGGCGGTGTGAGTGCGCTCGGCGCGTGTCTCGATCTCGGGGCCGACGGCGACGGAGCAGGGGGTTCGAACGCCGTGTCCGTGCCGTCCGGCACAGACCCGGCCGCGCTGCCGGAGCGACAGCACGCCTGGAACGAAGCCCTCCCGACCGACGAGGGCGGGAACGTTCGCCCGCCGGAACACCACGTGCTGGTCGCGCTCTCGCTCGCCGACGGGGTCGACGTCCCGCCGAGTGACGACGCACGGGAGACCCTCGAGACGGCGCTGCGAACGCTCGAGCGCGCGTACGAACGCAGCAACGAGGGACTGCTGTTTACGCTGGGGTACACTCCGGAGTACTTCGATCGGTTCGACGAGCCGTTGCCCGATGACTCCCTCCCCGACCCCGAACCGCTGTTTCCCGGCGGCGACCCCGCGGTCGACGCACACGATGCCGTCCTCCACCTGGCGAGCGACGAGGCGGCGGTCGTCCTCGAGGCCGAGGAGGCGCTGTTCGGCGACCGTGAGACGGTCAACGGTATCGCCCTCGA of the Halobiforma lacisalsi AJ5 genome contains:
- the menD gene encoding 2-succinyl-5-enolpyruvyl-6-hydroxy-3-cyclohexene-1-carboxylic-acid synthase: MTDSTPSPNPATLWGRTLADELAAGGLEAVCIAPGSRSTPLTVAFAEHPEIDVYSHLDERSSAFFALGRARRTGEPTALICTSGTAAANFHPAVIEANQARVPLLVLTADRPPELRDSGANQTIDQTKLYGDAVRWFAELPEPEADERKVRSLRTTAARALAETGGPEPGPVHLNCPFRKPLEPTELPGSVPESFAETLAGRGREGPFVDVDRGDVTLELERARPVADALANADRPLIVAGPADPADLRDFEPDRAVELAERIGAPLLADPLSGLRFGPHVEDGPVYGGYDAYADAVVDPDVVLRFGASPTSKPLRHALRDADARQFLIDPAGAWREATFTATDLLAARPESVVEAVLEVLDGLETDENGTNDAWRSRFDAAERRHWKLRDDARTRDALAETPFEGAVLASVLERAPDPATIFVSNSMPVRDADRFGKPRDADLTVLSNRGASGIDGIASTALGAGSAADEPLVVVTGDLAFYHDSNGLLAVDRCDVDATIVLLDNDGGGIFHKLPIEEFDPPFTDQFKTPHGLEFDALADLYGLEFESVSPGGFADAYERSLERTGTQVLSVSFDAETSHRRREELARRVSNAVERDE
- a CDS encoding DnaJ domain-containing protein, producing MAETYYDVLEVDPDATPAEIEAAYRERVLETHPDQSDDPDAAEEFQRVAEAESVLGDEAERARYDRLGHEAYVELADGPATADSGERDGSTGDEDPSADPGRGTADGARGTNTRTRGTGRRGSTASQTGTSSGRSGRRGGRRRTGNRSRWQEVYEEVNRETAGTGTSERANPGKGFSTPEGASAAETDAGTGEAGTESAADDGYAVHDWDDDVDLEWQGRPLTRSAAVTLACLWALYPLFVYSSVTPVFATWTNAVVAACTLAFVAYALTFPRVATAMFGFWSLVIPTVVVRTAILSPFSLRGAATIAFAWIPFGYAIVVWWALRP
- a CDS encoding DUF7345 domain-containing protein; translated protein: MPRSIAVVAVASLLLASVLVTPVAATTGIEDPDESTVHVAVETTGDATVSLVTVYELSDETERAAFESLENDESAQHELRDRFAERMASVADGVGEDGATTITDESIDVRTEGERGIVTVSVTWTDFAETDGDTLVVAEPFASGFEADQPLVVAGPDGSTIERVSHEPDEESEHRASWDAGTDLSGFEMAFSLEGVDTEADGETETGAGAGDKLPGFGVGVALVAIVAGVGLARRAAGRRSRAE
- a CDS encoding 1,4-dihydroxy-2-naphthoyl-CoA synthase, with the protein product MVSELFDPDRWEPIEDLNADFRDITYHRAVDSGTVRIAFDRPEVRNAFRPGTVDELYDALEHAKRQTDVGCVLLTGNGPSPKDGGWAFCSGGDQTIRGEDGYQYEGDEERASEQGRLHILEVQRLIRHIPKVVVCVVPGWAVGGGHSLHVVCDLTLASEDHAKFLQTDPDVASYDAGFGSAYLAKQIGQKKAREVFFLGKTYDAAEAEEMGMVNEVVPHEELEETALEWGERINAKSPTAMRMLKYAFNMTDDGMVGQQVFAGEATRLGYMTDEAKEGRDAFVEGREPEFDDYPWHY